CCTGGCCCGTCGGGTCGTCGCGCTCGGGGCCGAGGTGGTGCGGACGCTGGAGGTGGACCGCGAGAGGTTGGCCGCCACAGCCGGCACCCACTTCACCGGCGCGACTGACCTGGCTGAAGAGCTGGTGCTGCGGCACGGACTGGACTACCGGTCCGCTTATCGCACGGTGGGCCGTGCCGTGGCCGCCGCGGTCGACGCCGGGCAGGCGTCCCTGACCGCCCTCGACCTGGAGCGCGCCGCCGCCGAGGTGTTGGGCCGTCACCTGTCCGTGGACCCGCAGACGGTGCGGGAGGCGCTCGACCCGGCGCGCACCGCCATGGCCCGCGCCGCGCTCGGCGGCAGTGCCCCGGAACGGGTCCGGGAGCACTGCCGTGCCCTGAGGCGCCGCGAGGCGGCGGCCACCCGGTGGCGGGAGAATCGGCGGGTCGCCGCCCGGGCGGCCGAAGAGCGGCTCATCGCCGCCGCCCGGGCGCTGACCGGTTCTTGACCCTGTCCGAAGGCCGAGGCTCCCACCCCGCGAATCAGGTGAATGGGCTGGCCAGCCGATGAAGTGCTCCAGAGGGGCGACTCTCTCGGCCCTGCCGTCGATGGTGAGTCCGCGACGGATCAGGTGGCCCAGCCACGGGAACGCGTCCTCGGCGTCGAACGCCATCGCGTCGAACTCGCGGGTATCCGCGCGTCCCGGATCGGCATTGCCCCGCCTCAGCTCCGACGACCTGCCGCTCGCGGTTAGGTCGCGCCTCGGACACAGCCGTGTCGGCGGCATCGGGTGGGACGGCGGAGGGATCACGTCCCGACCGGTCCAGGTTCGGGCCAATGTTCGTCCTGCTGTGCCGAGTCGCCAGCGGCCCTTTTTCGCGCACTGTGTGGGTATGAGTGACGTGGCCGACAGCGTGAAGCAGGAGGTAACGGAGATCGTGGCCCGCGCCAGGGCGGCGCAGGAGGCGATCGCCGATTACACCCAGGAACAGACCGATGACCTGTGCGCTGCGGTGGCCTGGGCGGTGGCCCGCACCGACCGCGCGGAAGCCCTGGCCAAGCTCGCGGTGGACGAGGGCGGCTTCGGCAACTACGCCGACAAGGTGACCAAGATCAAGAAGCGTGTGCTCGGCGCGCTGGCCGACATGCGCGACGTCCGCACGGTGGGTGTGGTGGAGGAGGACCCGGCACGCGGCCTGGTGAAAATCGCCAAGCCGGTCGGCGTCGTCGCCGCCCTCATCCCGACCACCGGCCCGGACGCCACCCCGCCGCTCAAGGCGCTGTTCGCGCTCAAGGGGCGCAACGCCATCGTGGTGGCGCCGCACCCGCGGACTGCCGAGACCACGGCCGCGGTCGTGGAGTACATGCGCGAGGCCTGCGTGCGGGTCGGCGCGCCCGCCGATCTGGTGCAGGTGCTGTCGCGTCCGTCGATCGCCAAGACCCAGGAGCTGATGCGCCAGGCCGACCTGGTCGTCGCCACCGGCGGCGCGGCGATGGTCAAGGCCGCCTACAGCTCGGGCACCCCCGCGTACGGTGTGGGCGTCGGCAACTCGGTGCACGTGGTCGACGAGACCGCCGATCTTGATGACGCCGCCACCGCCATCGCCGACGCGAAGACCTTCGACTACGCGACGAGCTGTCTTGCCGACAACGCCATCGTGGTCGAGGCGAGCGTCTATGAGGACTTGCTGGAGCGCCTCGTGGCCCGCGGCGCCCACCGGTGTGACGCGAAGGAGAAGGCCGCCCTACAGCGGTGCATGTGGCCGGACGGCCGGCACGTGCCGTCAGCCGACGTCATCGCCAAGCCGGCCACCACGATCGCCCAGCTCGCCGGCTTCACGATCGCCCCCGACCGGACGTTCCTCGTCGTCGAGGAGGACGGCGTCGGACCCGATCACCCGTTCTCGGGCGAGAAGCTGTCGGTCGTGCTGGCCGCCTACCGGTACACCGGCGGGATCGAGCGAGCCGTCGAGCTGGTCAACGCCATCACCAGCTACCAGGGCCTCGGGCACACCTGCGGCATCCACACCCGCCGCGACGACCACGTGGACGCGCTGGCCTTCGGCACCCGGACCGCACGGGTGATGGTCAACCAGAACCTCAACGAGGGGGCCGGGAGCCCGCGCAACGGCCTGCCGTTCACGCTCAGCCTGAGCTGCGGCACCTGGGGCGGCAACATCACCACGGAGAACGTCAACGCGCGTCATTTCGTGAACCTCACGTGGGTCTCGCGTCCCATCGAGCCGCATCCGGTCAGTGAAGAGGAGCTGTTCGCGCGGTACTGGGCGCGGTACGGGCGGTGAGCGTCAGGAGCGCAGCGCGTGCAGGGTGCGCCACGCCCGGGTGGCGAGCTGCAGGTTGAAGCGGGTGTCCGGATCCGCGAGATCGTGGCCTGAGATTTCGCGGATCCGCTGCAGCCGGTACTTGAGCGTGCTGCGGTGCACCGCCAGCGCCGCCGCCGTCGCATCGTAGTTGCCCCCGGACTCCAGGTACTGGCTCAGGGTCGTGACCAGCTCCGAGTGCTTGCGCTCGTCGTAGTCCAGGAGCGCCCCAAGCCACTGGCGCACGAACCGCTCCACCGCCGCCGGGTCGTTCACCTCGCCCAGGATCCGGTACACGCCCAGGTCCTCGTAGCTGATGGCCCGGTCGTTGCCGCGCGCGGTGCGCTGCATCTTGAGCGCGAGCAGTGCCTCCCGGTACGAGCGGGGGAACTCCGCAGGCCGGTCGCACGGGCCGCCGATGCCGAGCCGGCAACGACCGCCGCCGAGTTCGGTCAGCACCGCCGTGCGGAACCGTTCCCACGGCACGTCGGTGTCGGACAGCACGACGACCGTGTCGCCGCGGGCGACGAGGAGCGAGCCGACACCCGTCGTGCGTGCCGCACGCCGGACCGCGTGGAAGAACACGTCGCGGTCCTGGATGCGGGCACGTCCCTCGACGACGATGACCCGGTGCCGGCGTTCCAGGTCGTAGCCGAGGGCGTGGGCCCGGGCGAGCGCGCTCTCCTCGTCGGTGCCGGACAGCAGCTCCTCGACCAGGTCACGACGGAGCCGCAACTCGGTCTCGGCCATGCTCCGCAGGCGGGCGAGTTCCATCGCGAGCACCGTCGCGCCGTACTCCAGGGCGATCTGCTCCTGCTCCCCGGCCGCTCGCGCGGGATCCACCAGGGCCAGCACGCCGAGCACGTCGTCGCGCGGGTTGGCGACGGCCAGCAGGCGTCCGCCTTCGCGGATCGGCCGCCCTTCACGCAGGGCACGCCGCATCATCTGCTCGCGTCGGGCCGGCGGATCCTTCGGGTACGGTTCGGGTCGGTTCGGACCCGCCCATGCCCGCAGGTTGCCGTAGCGGTCCTCGACGGCGACCGGGAAACCGGTCAGCTCATGCAGGGCCGTCGCGATCCCTTCCTGGCCTTCCCCGGCGACCACCACCCGGGTGAACCGGTCGTGGATCCGGATGGCGCGCTCCAGGGCTCGGACCGTCTCCGCCAGGGCGGCGTTGGCCGCGCGCAGCTCCTCGGCCGTCGCCCGTTCCTTCGCGTGCAGGCGGGCGTTGGCCAAAGCGACGCCCGCCTGCTGGGCGAGCGCCTGCAGCAGGAACTGCTCGGCCGGCGGCGGCTCGTCGTCGGCGGCGACGACCAGGTAGCCGAGATCCCCTGCCAGGCTGCGCAGCGGCAGCGCCCACCCCCAGGCCTCGCCGGGGATGGTGACCTGCCCGCCGGTACGGCCCAGGGTCTTGAGCTGCGCTTCCAGCGCGGCCCGCACTTCCGCACGGGTCGGCGACGGCACGGTCTCCTGCCACTGGCCGTCGACGAGGTACACGCCTTCGACGTGACAATGTCCGAAGGACGGCACCGAGGTCGTCGCCAGGTGCAGGATCTGCCGTTCGTCGCCGCTCGCGGTCATCAACATCGACAGCATGAGAAGGCCGCGCAGGCTGGAGAGCTGGTCGCGTAGCACCGTGTCGGAAGCAGGCGGCCAGTCGGCCGAAATCGCGAACGCACTCATGGCCTGCTCACTGTCTGATCGCGAGGAACTCGTCCGGTTCGAGGTAGTAGGGGTTGTCGAACACTATGCCCCCGACCAGGACCTTCGGATGGGTCTTCAACACGTCCATGAGCACCGCGCCGCTGAACCGGTCAAGGTCGTAAAGGCACAGGATCACCTGCGGGTAACGCGGCAGGAACAGGTTGAGCTTCGACTCGTACCCGATCAGCTCGTCGACCCCCGGCATCTGCCGCAGCGACCAGGTCATCTCTCCGACGGCGCGCGTGAAGCTGAAGCCGTGCGCGAGCGCGCCGCCGACCGCCTGGTCCCAGAAGTCCAGCATGAGAGGCGTGGAGAACCTGCCCTCGCGCAGGTACGTGTCGCTTGACCGCTGGACGTCGAGTTGCTGGCTGCTCAAATAAGGCCCGAGGTCGAGGTCGGCGGCGAGCGCCGTGAGCACCACCTCAGGGTCGGTGGCATCCACGACGCAGATGCACTTGTCGCCTCTTCGAAGCCCCTCACTGAGGTACGGGATCAGAATCTTGTCCCGTTCCGCCAAGCCGCGGTAGAACGCGCACAAATGATCACCCGGCGCGATCCGGACGCCGGGAATGCCGAGAGCTATCGAGTTGGGCAATGTAGCCCCCTCTCTTCCGCCACTGATCGTAGGCAGATACGTGCGCTGTTCCTGCCCCTGTCGGGACAAACTCTCTTGCTGAAACCAGCCTGTGAGGACAGTTCCGGGTAGGCAGTGCGCGTGGTTCCCGCCATTCACCCCCCGTGCGTCTAGCCAGGGGCTACCCGCTGCTGGATGCTCAGCGAGCCGTAGGCGTCGTGCGTGGTCACGTCCGGCGGCCTCGTCGTCTTCGGCAGTGCCTGACCGCATATAATTGCCTAATTAGGCACTGCTTGCCTACCCCTGCGCGTCGCGACATCGCACCCCGGATACCGGGAGTTCGTGTTCGTCGGCGCACGCTGGCCCACGCGGCGGGCGGCTTGCTGGCCGGCCGGCACACCGGCCAGACGGTTCTCCCCCAGCGCTCGCCGTGGCGGTCGGGGAGTGTTCTCACCCCGCCGCTGTTCGGCAGCCGTGGACAAGGCCGGCGGTCCGGGCCGTGGAAGTGTGTTTCTTGGAGTCCAGCCTGCGTGCGTCAGCGTCCGTCACCGCCGGGGTGGCGGCTGAACCGCCTCGGGTTTCGTGGCGGCGGGGTTACTTTCCGATCATCTCGGTGGGCTGGTGGTCCTGGTAGCAGGCCTGCCCGTACTCGGCGGGTGGGTTGTCCGCGGTGGCGCTGTGCAGGCGTCGGTGGTGATACGAGTCGACCGGCGGTGGCGTACTCGACGGGGTCGAGGCGCTTGATCAGCTCGGTTTCGAGCAGCCCGATCGTGGCCCTTGCCAGGGCGTCGCCCAGCGCGTCGCCGGAAGACCCCGGCGTCGACGAGCCGCTGGGTGAACGCGAAGGAGGTGTATCGGGAGCCGGCGTTGGCATGACTCCAGGATCAGAGCCTCCACCAGACCCGAGGCGGTTCAGCTCGATGGCCTTCTGGCATGAGCCCAGCGGCTTCGCGCGCGTCGCGGCCCTCGGGGCGAGGCCGCGCCTCTGGCCCGCCCTCAGTCGGCGCGGGCGGGTTCGGTCTCGTCGGGAGCGGACAGCACCAGGGCCAGGCAGGCGCCCGGGAGGTCGGCCACGGCCTCCCACTCGCGAGGGTCGTAGCCGTGCCGACGGGTTACTTCCCACAGCTCGGCGAGCAGGGCGGATGCGGCCTGGACGTCTGTGGGGGTGGGCAGCAGGCCGACCGTGGTCGGGTTGCCGGCCAGCCGCCGGCGCAGTTTCTCCGCGCAGGCCGCGATCAGCGCCACTGGGTTGATCTTCGGGTCGGTCCTGGCGGTCTCCGTGGGGGACGCGGAGTCTGGGCGGGGTTCCACACTCAGGCACGCAGGGTGGTGCCAGTACATCGCATACCTCCACGTTCACGTTTGGCGCATTCCGATCAATGAGCGTGATTCGCGCCGCCTTCAGCATCACCGGGCAGCTGATGTCCCCGGCCGGCGCCGGTGTGGACCGCGTCCCGGTGAGCCGGACGTGTGGTGAGGAGCGGTTGGTACCCAGACCGTGCGCAGGCCGAGCGGCGGGCCGCGATGCGGGCGGCGGGCTCACCGGTCACTCGGCGCGGTGACGGTCATGCGGATCGGGGTGGGATCGAAGCCGTTGCACGGGTCGTTGATCTGCGGGCAGTTGGAAACCAGCACCAGCACGTCGGTCTCCGCGCGCAGCGAGACCCGCAGCCCAGGGGCGGAGATCCCGTAGACGATGCCGAGGGTGCCGTCGGGCTCGATGGGGACGTTCATGAACCAGTTGATGTTGCTGACCAGGTCACGCTTGCCCAGGCCCCAGCGGGCGCCCTCGATGAGGAAGTTCTCCACACACGCGTGCTGGTGCGCGGTGTGGTGCCCGTAGCGCAGGATGTTGGATTCTTTGCTGCACGCGCCACCCAGCGTGTCGTGGCGGCCGCAGGTGTCCTCGACGATCGTCATGAGCGGGCGGTACTCGTTGTCGCGCAGCACGCTGCCGGTGGTCAAGAAGACGTTCCCCTGGGCCTGGATGGTGTCTGCCGCGCTGTACCGGCGGGTGGTATCCGCGGCGTCGTAGAGCAGGAAGTCGACGGCCTGGTTGCCATGAAGGTCGACGATGGTGAGCACGTGTCCGCGGCGGACGATCGCAGACCACGGCGCGCGGGCGGGGACGATGTCGTCGCGGACGATCCGGCTGGTCGGGGTGAAGTCGGTCAGGGTGCTCATGCGATCCCCCTCGCCTGGGCGTACTCGACGGTGTTGAGGAAGGCGCGCCGTCCTTCAGGGGTCGCCGACCACACCGGGTCACCCGGTCCGGTCGGCTCGTCCCGCCACGCCAGCACTTCCAGCGCCGAGCAGGTGTAGTTCGGCCGGGGGTCGAGCGGATGCGGGACGTTCGCGATCAGGACGATCAGGGGCAGCTCGGCGCGTAGCGTGACTGAGCGGCCGGCGCCGGCCGACCCGGTGAACCGCAGCCGGCCGTCGGGCTCGACGCGAACGCCCTTGAAGAAGGACAGGCTGGGCGGGATGTCCCGGGCGGACAGGCCGTGCTTGGCGGCGGCCAGGGTGAACAGCGGGCGGCCGGCGGGAGTGGGTCCATGGGGGCTGCCGTCGCCGTACCGCTCGGTGTTGCGCGTGAGTGTCGAGGTGCCGCACAGCGCGTCGTGGCGGGCTGAGGTGTCGGCGACGATGGAGGCGAGCACCCTGCCCTGGTCAGACAGCAGCAGGTGCCCCTCGCCCAGGTACGCCTGCCAGAGCACCTTCACCGTGTCCGCCACGTTGAGCC
This window of the Carbonactinospora thermoautotrophica genome carries:
- a CDS encoding aldehyde dehydrogenase family protein is translated as MSDVADSVKQEVTEIVARARAAQEAIADYTQEQTDDLCAAVAWAVARTDRAEALAKLAVDEGGFGNYADKVTKIKKRVLGALADMRDVRTVGVVEEDPARGLVKIAKPVGVVAALIPTTGPDATPPLKALFALKGRNAIVVAPHPRTAETTAAVVEYMREACVRVGAPADLVQVLSRPSIAKTQELMRQADLVVATGGAAMVKAAYSSGTPAYGVGVGNSVHVVDETADLDDAATAIADAKTFDYATSCLADNAIVVEASVYEDLLERLVARGAHRCDAKEKAALQRCMWPDGRHVPSADVIAKPATTIAQLAGFTIAPDRTFLVVEEDGVGPDHPFSGEKLSVVLAAYRYTGGIERAVELVNAITSYQGLGHTCGIHTRRDDHVDALAFGTRTARVMVNQNLNEGAGSPRNGLPFTLSLSCGTWGGNITTENVNARHFVNLTWVSRPIEPHPVSEEELFARYWARYGR
- a CDS encoding MEDS domain-containing protein, encoding MPNSIALGIPGVRIAPGDHLCAFYRGLAERDKILIPYLSEGLRRGDKCICVVDATDPEVVLTALAADLDLGPYLSSQQLDVQRSSDTYLREGRFSTPLMLDFWDQAVGGALAHGFSFTRAVGEMTWSLRQMPGVDELIGYESKLNLFLPRYPQVILCLYDLDRFSGAVLMDVLKTHPKVLVGGIVFDNPYYLEPDEFLAIRQ
- a CDS encoding urea amidolyase associated protein UAAP1, with protein sequence MPTTPTSANTTTYSAGEYAGAEDDAVIEAMPVLPASDWSEPPADVDPRSLVWAETVPGGGYTHKVLARGSTLRLTDVHGDACAHVLLYNADQPWERLNVADTVKVLWQAYLGEGHLLLSDQGRVLASIVADTSARHDALCGTSTLTRNTERYGDGSPHGPTPAGRPLFTLAAAKHGLSARDIPPSLSFFKGVRVEPDGRLRFTGSAGAGRSVTLRAELPLIVLIANVPHPLDPRPNYTCSALEVLAWRDEPTGPGDPVWSATPEGRRAFLNTVEYAQARGIA
- a CDS encoding urea amidolyase associated protein UAAP2, producing the protein MSTLTDFTPTSRIVRDDIVPARAPWSAIVRRGHVLTIVDLHGNQAVDFLLYDAADTTRRYSAADTIQAQGNVFLTTGSVLRDNEYRPLMTIVEDTCGRHDTLGGACSKESNILRYGHHTAHQHACVENFLIEGARWGLGKRDLVSNINWFMNVPIEPDGTLGIVYGISAPGLRVSLRAETDVLVLVSNCPQINDPCNGFDPTPIRMTVTAPSDR
- a CDS encoding helix-turn-helix domain-containing protein, whose translation is MSAFAISADWPPASDTVLRDQLSSLRGLLMLSMLMTASGDERQILHLATTSVPSFGHCHVEGVYLVDGQWQETVPSPTRAEVRAALEAQLKTLGRTGGQVTIPGEAWGWALPLRSLAGDLGYLVVAADDEPPPAEQFLLQALAQQAGVALANARLHAKERATAEELRAANAALAETVRALERAIRIHDRFTRVVVAGEGQEGIATALHELTGFPVAVEDRYGNLRAWAGPNRPEPYPKDPPARREQMMRRALREGRPIREGGRLLAVANPRDDVLGVLALVDPARAAGEQEQIALEYGATVLAMELARLRSMAETELRLRRDLVEELLSGTDEESALARAHALGYDLERRHRVIVVEGRARIQDRDVFFHAVRRAARTTGVGSLLVARGDTVVVLSDTDVPWERFRTAVLTELGGGRCRLGIGGPCDRPAEFPRSYREALLALKMQRTARGNDRAISYEDLGVYRILGEVNDPAAVERFVRQWLGALLDYDERKHSELVTTLSQYLESGGNYDATAAALAVHRSTLKYRLQRIREISGHDLADPDTRFNLQLATRAWRTLHALRS